From a single bacterium genomic region:
- the aroA gene encoding 3-phosphoshikimate 1-carboxyvinyltransferase, producing the protein MAIVVAPGRALSGTVRVPGDKSISHRAVLLGALARGATRVDGFLRADDCLATVHCVRALGIEIDDDGAGVVVRGGPLREPDDVLDVGNSGTTIRLLTGILAGQPFHSVITGDASIRRRPMDRVAEPLRRMGARIRGRAGGRLAPLAIEGAVLRATTHATPVASAQVKSAILLAGLFADGETAVTEPSRSRDHTERMLAAFGVPVASDGRTVRLRGPAVLSATPVRVPGDISSAAFFLVAAAIVSGSVLTVEGVGLNPSRTGVLDVLRAMGAQVAVDNLRDDGGEPAGDVTVRAAPLHGTTIAGDLIPRLIDELPVLAVAASVADGETVIKDAAELRVKESDRIAALARGLGALGARVEAQPDGLAIRGVPRLRGGRAASGGDHRMAMALAVAGLRADGPVTVDDTDCIRASFPGFEDTLRRLTGA; encoded by the coding sequence ATGGCCATCGTGGTTGCGCCGGGCCGCGCGCTCTCCGGCACGGTCCGCGTTCCGGGCGACAAGTCCATTTCCCACCGCGCCGTGCTCCTCGGCGCGCTCGCGCGCGGCGCCACCCGCGTGGACGGGTTTCTCCGCGCCGACGACTGCCTGGCCACCGTGCACTGCGTCCGCGCGCTCGGCATCGAGATCGACGACGACGGCGCCGGCGTCGTCGTCCGCGGCGGGCCGCTGCGGGAGCCCGACGACGTGCTCGACGTGGGCAACTCCGGCACGACCATCCGTCTGCTCACCGGCATTCTGGCCGGCCAGCCGTTTCACAGCGTCATCACCGGGGATGCGAGCATCCGGCGCCGCCCGATGGACCGGGTGGCCGAGCCGCTCCGCCGTATGGGCGCACGGATCCGCGGCCGCGCCGGCGGCCGGCTCGCCCCGCTCGCCATCGAGGGCGCGGTGCTGCGCGCGACGACGCACGCCACGCCCGTGGCGAGCGCGCAGGTGAAGTCCGCGATCCTGCTGGCCGGCCTCTTCGCGGACGGCGAGACGGCCGTGACGGAGCCCTCCCGCAGCCGCGACCACACCGAGCGGATGCTGGCGGCCTTCGGCGTGCCGGTGGCGTCCGATGGACGGACGGTGCGGCTGCGGGGTCCCGCCGTGCTGTCCGCGACGCCGGTGCGGGTCCCGGGCGACATCTCGTCGGCGGCGTTTTTCCTGGTGGCCGCCGCGATCGTCTCCGGGTCTGTCCTCACCGTGGAAGGCGTCGGCCTCAACCCGTCGCGCACCGGCGTGCTCGACGTCCTGCGCGCGATGGGCGCGCAGGTGGCCGTCGACAATCTCCGGGACGACGGCGGCGAGCCGGCCGGCGACGTGACCGTCCGCGCCGCCCCGCTCCACGGCACGACGATCGCCGGCGACCTGATCCCCCGCCTGATCGACGAACTCCCCGTTCTGGCCGTGGCGGCGAGTGTGGCCGACGGCGAGACGGTGATCAAGGACGCCGCCGAGCTGCGCGTCAAAGAGTCCGACCGGATCGCCGCGCTCGCCCGCGGGTTGGGGGCGCTCGGCGCGCGGGTCGAGGCGCAGCCCGACGGGCTCGCGATCCGCGGCGTGCCGCGCCTCCGCGGCGGCCGCGCCGCGAGCGGCGGCGATCACCGGATGGCGATGGCGCTCGCGGTCGCCGGGCTGCGCGCCGACGGCCCGGTCACCGTGGACGACACCGACTGCATCCGGGCGTCGTTTCCCGGGTTCGAGGACACGCTGCGGCGGCTCACGGGGGCGTGA
- the aroH gene encoding chorismate mutase: MRFRGIRGATTVDANTERAIFEATTAMLREMVTRNEVDADDIAGVIFTVTPDLDAAFPAEAARCTLGWTQVPLMCSQEIPVPGALPRCVRALMFVNTTKTADEVRHVYLRGAERLRPDLTPADSAAGHDVTNPGV; encoded by the coding sequence ATGCGGTTTCGCGGGATCCGGGGCGCGACCACCGTCGACGCGAACACCGAGCGCGCGATCTTCGAGGCGACGACGGCCATGCTCAGAGAGATGGTGACCCGGAACGAGGTCGACGCCGACGACATCGCGGGGGTCATCTTCACCGTCACGCCGGATCTTGACGCGGCCTTTCCGGCGGAGGCCGCGCGGTGCACGCTCGGCTGGACGCAGGTGCCGCTCATGTGCTCCCAGGAGATCCCCGTGCCCGGGGCGCTGCCCCGCTGCGTGCGCGCGTTGATGTTCGTGAACACGACGAAGACCGCCGACGAAGTCCGTCACGTCTACCTCCGCGGCGCGGAGCGGCTCCGCCCGGACCTGACGCCGGCGGACTCAGCGGCCGGCCACGATGTAACCAACCCCGGGGTCTGA
- the aroQ gene encoding type II 3-dehydroquinate dehydratase gives MLRVLVLHGPNLNLLGRREPHLYGSSTLEDVDRELRVLARDLDMEIETAQSNHEGTLIDRLQTAPARYAAVVFNPGGLAHTSVALRDTIAAIGIPVVEVHVTNIHAREPFRDRSVIAAAAAGQIAGFGVESYRLGLRAAAALAVRAAQAVPAAADVRPAPRVDGARARGSKRVAARASRAGARRRAR, from the coding sequence ATGCTTAGGGTCCTGGTCCTGCACGGTCCGAACCTGAACCTGCTCGGGCGCCGCGAGCCTCACCTCTACGGTTCGTCCACGCTCGAGGACGTCGACCGCGAGCTGCGTGTGCTCGCGCGGGATCTCGACATGGAGATCGAGACCGCCCAGAGCAATCACGAAGGCACGTTGATCGACCGCCTGCAGACGGCGCCGGCGCGCTACGCGGCCGTCGTGTTCAACCCCGGCGGCCTCGCCCACACGAGCGTCGCGCTGCGGGACACGATCGCGGCGATCGGCATTCCGGTCGTGGAAGTGCACGTGACGAACATCCACGCGCGCGAGCCGTTCCGCGACCGCTCGGTCATCGCCGCCGCCGCGGCCGGACAGATCGCGGGCTTCGGCGTGGAGAGTTATCGTCTCGGGCTGCGCGCGGCGGCGGCACTGGCCGTCCGCGCCGCACAGGCCGTCCCGGCCGCGGCCGATGTCCGCCCCGCGCCGCGGGTGGACGGCGCCCGTGCGCGGGGATCGAAGCGGGTCGCCGCGCGCGCGTCGCGCGCCGGCGCGCGGCGCCGGGCCAGGTAG
- the aroB gene encoding 3-dehydroquinate synthase: MASEVSGLRDGSDDARGGGAPGAARPAAPPRAGTGTSNASSGLPPNIVLIGFMGTGKTAVARCLASRLGRRFVDTDAMIEARCGRTIARIFADEGEAAFRGLEAAAVAEAGAMGGAVIATGGGVPLRAQNMRHLRRRGVIVALTASPRAILARVGAAGDRPLLGADPEAAVRRLLAERGAAYRDADLVIDTSGASAEEVADMVLTFMGDRVVRVDLGDRGYDVRIGRAVYPRLDGHLRGAGVAGRLVLLTHPRLDARYGRPLAEALRASGRDVVTVKVPPSETSKSLRVAARVYDALVDAQLDRDATLLALGGGVAGDLGGFVAATFLRGIRWVGLPTTLLAQVDAAIGGKTAVDHPRGKNLIGAVHQPALVVADIDTLASLPRRQFRSGMAEVIKTAVIGAPELFEFLEGNVRDVLARRPGALVSTIERCAAYKARVVASDEREAGGRIVLNYGHTIGHGIEAAAGYRGLTHGEAIAVGMTLEARLAVRLGVCDAGLLERQTALLERAGLPVRLAGFRAARPRGVSAILGAMTHDKKARAGRLRFVLPVSLGRTAVHDDVPPVLLEEVLADA, from the coding sequence GTGGCGTCGGAGGTATCCGGGCTGCGGGACGGTTCGGATGACGCGCGTGGCGGCGGTGCGCCGGGGGCGGCGCGGCCGGCCGCGCCGCCCCGCGCCGGCACCGGCACATCGAACGCCAGTTCGGGCCTGCCGCCCAACATCGTGTTGATCGGGTTCATGGGTACCGGGAAGACCGCGGTCGCGCGCTGTCTCGCCTCGCGGCTCGGCCGTCGCTTCGTCGACACGGACGCGATGATTGAGGCCCGATGCGGCCGGACGATCGCCCGCATCTTCGCGGACGAGGGCGAGGCGGCGTTTCGCGGCCTCGAGGCCGCCGCGGTGGCGGAGGCGGGGGCCATGGGCGGCGCCGTCATCGCCACCGGCGGCGGCGTCCCGTTGCGCGCGCAGAACATGCGGCACCTCAGGCGGCGCGGCGTGATCGTCGCGCTCACGGCGTCGCCGCGGGCGATTCTCGCCCGCGTCGGTGCGGCCGGCGACCGGCCCCTCCTGGGCGCGGATCCCGAAGCCGCCGTCCGGCGTCTTCTGGCGGAGCGCGGCGCCGCGTATCGTGACGCCGATCTCGTCATCGACACTTCCGGCGCGTCCGCCGAGGAGGTCGCCGACATGGTGCTGACGTTCATGGGCGACCGGGTCGTGCGCGTGGATCTCGGCGACCGCGGCTACGACGTGCGGATCGGCCGGGCCGTGTATCCCCGGCTCGACGGGCATTTGCGCGGCGCGGGCGTCGCCGGACGGCTCGTCCTGCTCACCCATCCACGGCTCGACGCGCGGTACGGACGTCCGCTCGCCGAGGCGCTGCGCGCCTCCGGCCGCGACGTGGTGACGGTGAAGGTGCCGCCGTCGGAGACCAGCAAGAGCCTGCGCGTCGCCGCCCGCGTGTACGACGCCCTGGTCGACGCGCAGCTCGACCGCGACGCGACGCTGCTGGCGCTCGGGGGGGGCGTGGCCGGAGACCTCGGCGGGTTCGTCGCGGCGACGTTCCTCCGCGGGATCCGCTGGGTCGGGCTTCCGACGACGCTGCTGGCACAGGTCGACGCCGCGATCGGCGGCAAGACCGCGGTCGACCATCCGCGGGGCAAGAACCTGATCGGCGCGGTCCACCAACCGGCCCTTGTCGTCGCGGACATCGACACGCTGGCCTCGCTGCCGCGCCGCCAGTTTCGCTCGGGCATGGCCGAGGTCATCAAGACCGCGGTGATCGGCGCGCCCGAGCTCTTCGAGTTCCTCGAAGGCAACGTCCGGGACGTCCTGGCACGCCGGCCGGGCGCGCTCGTGTCCACGATCGAGCGCTGCGCGGCGTACAAGGCCCGCGTCGTGGCGTCGGATGAGCGTGAGGCAGGCGGGCGCATCGTCCTCAACTACGGCCACACGATCGGGCACGGGATCGAGGCGGCGGCCGGCTACCGCGGCCTCACGCACGGCGAAGCGATCGCGGTGGGGATGACGCTGGAGGCGCGCCTCGCCGTACGCCTCGGCGTCTGCGACGCCGGGCTCCTCGAACGGCAGACGGCCCTGCTTGAACGGGCCGGGCTGCCCGTCCGTCTCGCCGGGTTTCGCGCGGCGCGGCCGCGCGGTGTGTCGGCGATCCTCGGGGCGATGACCCACGACAAAAAAGCCCGGGCGGGCCGGCTGCGGTTCGTCCTGCCCGTGTCGCTCGGCCGGACGGCCGTCCACGACGACGTGCCGCCCGTACTGCTCGAGGAGGTGCTCGCCGATGCTTAG
- the aroC gene encoding chorismate synthase, with the protein MLRFLTAGESHGRGLLVVVEGMPAGVPVSEDAINAQLARRQRGYGRGGRMQIEQDRAEIYSGVMHGTTIGAPVGLVIGNKDWRRDEPPLTRPRPGHADLAGALKYHFDDVRRVLERSSARETVARVAAGAVARLLLGEFGITLFSHVVELGGIEAARRPDRLEEIPAIAEASALRCADPEAEQRMIAAVDDAKARGDTLGGVFEVVVLGLPVGLGTYVHWDRRLDGRLAQAMVSINAMKGVEIGRGFLEARLPGSAAHDEIFFEAGRGFFRRTNQSGGTEGGMSTGEPLVVRVAMKPLSTLRSPLASVDIATKERVDAAVVRSDVTAVPAAGVIGEAMAALVVADAMLEKFGGDSLDQMRVAYDAHRRWVERGPGGV; encoded by the coding sequence ATGCTGCGGTTTCTGACCGCCGGAGAATCGCACGGCCGCGGGCTGCTCGTCGTCGTCGAGGGAATGCCGGCCGGCGTCCCGGTGTCCGAGGACGCGATCAACGCCCAGCTGGCGCGGCGCCAGCGGGGGTACGGCCGCGGCGGCCGCATGCAGATCGAGCAGGATCGCGCCGAGATCTACAGCGGCGTGATGCACGGCACGACGATCGGGGCGCCGGTGGGCCTGGTCATCGGCAACAAGGATTGGCGGCGGGACGAGCCGCCGCTCACGCGGCCCCGGCCGGGGCACGCGGACCTCGCCGGCGCGCTCAAGTACCACTTCGACGACGTGCGCCGCGTCCTGGAGCGGTCGAGCGCGCGTGAGACGGTCGCCCGGGTGGCCGCCGGTGCTGTGGCGCGGCTGCTGCTCGGCGAATTCGGCATCACGTTGTTCAGTCACGTCGTCGAGCTCGGCGGCATCGAGGCCGCGCGGCGGCCCGACCGCCTGGAGGAGATTCCGGCGATCGCGGAGGCGTCCGCGCTTCGCTGCGCCGATCCGGAGGCCGAACAGCGCATGATTGCCGCGGTCGACGACGCGAAGGCGCGCGGCGACACGCTCGGCGGCGTGTTCGAGGTCGTCGTACTCGGTCTGCCGGTCGGGCTCGGCACGTACGTGCACTGGGACCGCCGTCTCGACGGACGTCTCGCGCAGGCGATGGTGTCGATCAACGCGATGAAGGGCGTCGAGATCGGCCGGGGCTTCCTCGAAGCGCGGCTGCCCGGCTCCGCGGCGCACGATGAGATCTTCTTCGAGGCCGGGCGCGGATTCTTCCGGCGGACGAATCAGTCGGGCGGGACCGAGGGCGGCATGTCGACGGGTGAGCCGCTCGTCGTTCGCGTAGCGATGAAGCCGCTCAGCACTCTGCGGAGCCCGCTGGCGTCGGTCGATATTGCGACGAAAGAGCGTGTCGATGCCGCCGTGGTACGCAGCGACGTGACGGCGGTGCCTGCCGCCGGGGTGATCGGTGAGGCGATGGCGGCGCTTGTGGTTGCCGACGCGATGCTCGAGAAGTTCGGCGGCGACAGCCTCGACCAGATGCGCGTCGCGTACGATGCGCACCGGCGTTGGGTTGAGCGCGGGCCGGGTGGCGTGTGA
- the aroE gene encoding shikimate dehydrogenase yields MILARTGRGRTEIDAGTRLVGVIGDAVRGSLSPRMHNAAFTAAGLNWCYLAFPASRARLGDALRGLAAFGAAGANVTVPHKEAALAYLDDATDEARAIGAVNTIRVDGERLIGYNTDGGGLLDALRLDAGLTVDGALAVVIGAGGAARAAAFALVAAAASVVIANRNWDRAAALAADMRRAFPGRTVDAVPLDGAAIAGRVREATVLVQATTVGSGAQRGQLPVTSDALHPNLFVMDMVYDPRDTALLRAARARGCRTLEGLPMLVYQGARAFEIWTGRAAPVDVMRRAVGLLGDAPAARVGGR; encoded by the coding sequence ATAATCCTGGCGCGGACCGGGAGGGGTCGTACGGAAATCGACGCGGGGACGCGACTGGTCGGGGTCATTGGTGACGCGGTTCGTGGCAGTCTTTCCCCGCGCATGCACAACGCGGCGTTCACCGCGGCCGGCCTGAACTGGTGTTACCTGGCGTTTCCCGCGAGCCGCGCCCGTCTCGGGGATGCGCTGCGGGGGCTCGCGGCCTTCGGCGCGGCCGGCGCCAACGTCACCGTCCCGCACAAGGAAGCCGCGCTGGCGTATCTCGACGACGCCACGGACGAGGCGCGGGCGATCGGCGCCGTCAACACGATCCGGGTCGACGGCGAACGGCTGATTGGATACAACACCGACGGCGGCGGGTTGCTCGACGCGCTGCGGCTCGACGCCGGCCTCACCGTCGACGGCGCTCTCGCCGTCGTGATCGGCGCGGGCGGAGCTGCCCGCGCGGCCGCGTTCGCGCTCGTCGCGGCCGCGGCGTCGGTGGTGATCGCCAACCGGAACTGGGACCGTGCCGCGGCCCTCGCCGCCGACATGCGGCGGGCGTTCCCCGGGCGCACGGTGGACGCCGTGCCGCTCGACGGGGCGGCGATCGCGGGGCGGGTGCGCGAGGCAACCGTCCTCGTGCAGGCCACGACCGTGGGCTCCGGGGCGCAGCGGGGCCAGCTGCCGGTGACGTCCGACGCGCTCCACCCGAACCTCTTCGTGATGGACATGGTCTACGACCCTCGCGACACGGCGCTGCTGCGGGCGGCTCGGGCGCGCGGCTGCCGGACGCTCGAGGGACTGCCGATGCTGGTGTATCAGGGGGCGCGCGCCTTCGAGATCTGGACCGGCCGGGCGGCGCCCGTGGATGTGATGCGGCGCGCGGTGGGTCTGCTCGGCGACGCCCCGGCCGCGCGGGTGGGGGGACGGTAG
- a CDS encoding phosphoribosyltransferase family protein, with amino-acid sequence MRYEGQEYYEVAVAGLRRRLPIVPISESLWIAAFVLWGDVELTNACARALTDRLRPLSFDCLVSVEAKALPLAHMVATYLSDESAGRYFPYAVCRKSVKGYMKEPLTVQVKSITTAAAQTLVLDGGDARRVRGKRVAVVDDVVSTGGSLRAVDELLERANAEVVARATVLLEEGGYSDPGLIFLGTLPIFTK; translated from the coding sequence ATGCGGTATGAGGGACAGGAGTATTACGAGGTCGCGGTCGCCGGTCTCCGCCGGCGCCTCCCGATCGTGCCGATCAGCGAGTCCCTCTGGATCGCCGCGTTCGTCCTCTGGGGCGACGTCGAGCTGACCAACGCGTGCGCCCGGGCGCTGACGGACCGGCTGCGGCCGTTGTCGTTTGACTGCCTCGTCTCCGTCGAAGCCAAGGCGCTCCCGCTGGCCCACATGGTGGCGACATATCTGTCGGACGAATCGGCCGGGCGGTACTTTCCCTACGCCGTCTGTCGGAAGAGCGTCAAGGGGTACATGAAAGAACCGCTGACGGTCCAGGTGAAGTCGATTACGACGGCCGCGGCGCAGACGCTCGTCCTCGACGGCGGCGACGCGCGCCGCGTGCGGGGCAAGCGGGTCGCCGTCGTCGACGATGTCGTCAGCACCGGCGGCAGCCTGCGCGCCGTCGACGAGCTGCTCGAGCGGGCGAACGCCGAGGTCGTCGCGCGCGCGACCGTCCTCCTCGAAGAAGGCGGGTATTCGGACCCGGGCTTGATTTTCCTCGGCACGCTGCCGATCTTCACGAAATAG
- a CDS encoding MFS transporter — MASRPGGRVLAVYGAGALGASVLLQTILLWLVYFYAPPAGQGVTRLAPVLVGLALAAGRIVNAISNPPIAYWSDRLRTRWGRRRPFIAAGAPALAACFALLWLPPVGAAGLVYTYTALTLAGFFFFFSLVMNPYAAMLPEITPGGAGRAAAASWQAGASLGGVGIAMIASPWLIVRWGFGAMGAALAAFALVCLWTVGAGVRPAVETAASPHRPFISEIAGVLRDRAFSIYLLTLALLWLGTSMVNTTVVYVVTVLMGLPRGQVPVVLGAAFVCTAAAFGPLARVARTAGTARALMWTLGATSVVVPLIGTIGLRGMPFTPPLQGYALVILAAVPLAGLLVLPNVLLADIAEADGAATGERREAMFYAVQGLALNAATAVASALLGALLTLGYSAGHALGLRLIPAVAGACTLLALLAFRSYPRGAAAAPRDAPSR; from the coding sequence GTGGCGTCACGGCCGGGCGGCCGCGTCCTCGCCGTCTACGGCGCCGGCGCGCTCGGCGCGAGCGTGCTGCTGCAGACCATCCTGCTGTGGCTCGTCTACTTCTACGCGCCCCCGGCCGGGCAGGGCGTCACGCGCCTGGCGCCGGTGCTGGTCGGCCTTGCGCTCGCCGCCGGCCGGATCGTCAATGCGATCAGCAATCCGCCGATCGCGTACTGGAGCGACCGCCTGCGCACGCGGTGGGGGCGCCGGCGGCCGTTCATTGCCGCCGGTGCGCCGGCGCTCGCGGCGTGCTTCGCGCTGCTGTGGCTGCCGCCCGTCGGCGCGGCGGGACTCGTGTACACCTACACCGCGCTCACACTCGCCGGGTTCTTCTTCTTTTTCTCGCTCGTGATGAACCCGTACGCGGCGATGCTGCCCGAGATCACGCCCGGCGGCGCCGGGCGGGCGGCCGCGGCATCCTGGCAGGCCGGCGCGTCGCTCGGGGGCGTGGGGATCGCCATGATCGCGTCCCCGTGGCTGATCGTCCGGTGGGGGTTCGGCGCGATGGGCGCCGCGCTGGCGGCGTTCGCGCTGGTGTGCCTCTGGACGGTCGGCGCCGGTGTGCGTCCCGCGGTCGAGACGGCCGCGTCTCCACACCGTCCCTTCATCTCGGAGATCGCGGGCGTGCTGCGCGACCGCGCGTTTTCGATCTACCTGCTGACACTTGCGCTCCTCTGGCTCGGCACGAGCATGGTCAACACGACCGTCGTCTATGTCGTGACGGTGCTGATGGGCCTGCCGCGGGGGCAGGTCCCGGTGGTCCTCGGGGCGGCGTTCGTGTGCACGGCGGCGGCCTTCGGGCCGCTCGCCCGCGTCGCGCGGACGGCCGGCACGGCCCGCGCGCTCATGTGGACGCTCGGCGCCACGTCGGTGGTCGTCCCCCTGATCGGCACCATCGGCCTGCGCGGGATGCCGTTTACGCCGCCGCTCCAGGGCTACGCGCTCGTCATCCTGGCCGCCGTGCCGCTCGCCGGGCTGCTCGTCCTGCCCAACGTGCTGCTCGCCGACATCGCGGAAGCGGACGGCGCGGCGACCGGCGAGAGACGGGAGGCGATGTTCTACGCGGTGCAGGGCCTCGCGCTGAACGCGGCCACCGCGGTGGCGTCGGCGCTGCTCGGCGCGCTGCTCACCCTCGGGTACAGCGCCGGCCACGCGCTCGGACTGCGGCTTATTCCCGCGGTGGCGGGGGCGTGTACGCTGCTGGCGCTGCTGGCGTTTCGGAGCTACCCCCGCGGCGCGGCCGCAGCCCCTCGAGATGCGCCGTCTCGTTGA
- a CDS encoding histidine phosphatase family protein, whose translation MTRLFLIRHGQTGWNAEGRLQGQGESALSEAGRAQIERLAEALAAVPLRAVYSSPLRRALDTALAVAAPHGLPVVTVDALKEIALGNWEGMTTAEVAARYPDRLAARRRDPLHAAPEGGETILDVCARVLPAVRGLVAAHPDAALAAVAHGAVNKTILLSVLGSPLEAYRGLPQDNAAINVIEWDRGTARVVVLNETAHLEGLRPRRGGSSETPAAPAAYTPPPPRE comes from the coding sequence CTGACCCGGCTCTTCCTCATCCGGCACGGACAAACCGGCTGGAACGCCGAAGGCCGCCTGCAGGGGCAGGGCGAAAGCGCGCTCTCGGAGGCCGGCCGCGCACAGATCGAGCGGCTGGCGGAGGCCCTCGCGGCGGTGCCGCTGCGCGCGGTCTACAGCAGCCCGCTCCGGCGGGCGCTCGACACCGCCCTCGCGGTCGCCGCCCCGCACGGACTGCCCGTCGTGACCGTGGACGCGCTCAAAGAGATCGCGCTCGGCAACTGGGAAGGGATGACCACCGCCGAGGTCGCGGCGCGCTATCCTGACCGGCTCGCGGCGCGGCGGCGCGACCCGCTCCACGCGGCCCCGGAGGGCGGCGAAACGATCCTCGACGTGTGTGCGCGCGTCCTCCCGGCGGTGCGCGGGCTCGTTGCCGCGCACCCCGATGCGGCGCTGGCCGCGGTCGCGCACGGCGCGGTGAACAAGACGATCCTGCTCAGCGTGCTCGGCTCGCCGCTCGAGGCCTACCGCGGCCTGCCCCAGGACAACGCGGCGATCAACGTCATCGAGTGGGACCGCGGCACCGCGCGCGTCGTCGTGCTCAACGAGACGGCGCATCTCGAGGGGCTGCGGCCGCGCCGCGGGGGTAGCTCCGAAACGCCAGCAGCGCCAGCAGCGTACACGCCCCCGCCACCGCGGGAATAA
- a CDS encoding twin-arginine translocase TatA/TatE family subunit yields MFDNPEKLFILFVIALLIFGPSKLASLGASLGRSIRDFRSTVRGAHDEFRTAMQDHLDTATGAMDSAVPELPAPEPAPDETAAAGMHDGAAPDYAVSPDLDAPPPAAAAVPDDDPSSLASEPTAAALRESLSR; encoded by the coding sequence ATGTTCGACAACCCGGAGAAACTGTTCATCCTCTTCGTGATCGCGCTGCTGATTTTCGGGCCGTCCAAGCTCGCGTCGCTCGGCGCCTCGCTCGGACGCTCGATCCGCGACTTCCGCAGTACCGTGCGGGGCGCCCACGACGAGTTTCGCACGGCGATGCAGGACCATCTCGACACGGCGACCGGGGCGATGGACTCGGCGGTCCCGGAGCTCCCCGCGCCCGAACCGGCGCCGGACGAGACCGCGGCGGCCGGGATGCACGACGGCGCGGCGCCGGACTACGCTGTCTCGCCGGACCTCGACGCTCCACCGCCCGCCGCCGCGGCCGTTCCCGACGACGACCCGTCCTCGCTGGCCTCGGAGCCGACCGCCGCCGCGCTGCGGGAAAGTCTGTCCCGCTGA
- a CDS encoding putative metallopeptidase encodes MRWELCRRTHDRLRRIVGALDFSHVDPSRVFCVRGYGSTSEAWARIWGLPSLWQQVLEIGPAYVVEIIEPEFSRLPEDEQDRILIHELLHIPRTFSGALRPHRTPTFRINRRTVERYYQQYLAAGTGRADPRGHAAELVLAAQPAGKAMAAMSPRSPARPRRTGNCRRPAG; translated from the coding sequence ATGCGCTGGGAGCTCTGCCGCCGGACCCATGACCGCCTGCGCCGCATCGTGGGCGCCCTGGATTTTTCGCACGTCGATCCGTCCCGCGTCTTCTGCGTGCGCGGGTACGGCTCTACGTCGGAAGCATGGGCGCGGATCTGGGGACTGCCGAGTCTCTGGCAGCAGGTCCTGGAGATCGGACCGGCCTACGTCGTCGAGATCATCGAGCCCGAGTTCAGCCGGCTCCCCGAAGACGAACAGGACCGCATCCTGATTCACGAACTGCTGCATATTCCGCGCACGTTCAGCGGCGCGCTCCGGCCGCACCGCACGCCGACGTTCCGCATCAACCGGCGGACCGTGGAGCGCTACTACCAGCAGTACCTCGCCGCCGGCACGGGGCGCGCCGATCCGCGCGGACACGCGGCGGAGCTGGTGCTGGCGGCACAGCCGGCCGGCAAGGCGATGGCCGCGATGTCGCCGCGATCGCCGGCCCGGCCGCGCCGCACCGGCAACTGCCGGCGGCCGGCCGGGTAG
- a CDS encoding DinB family protein codes for MDTGVAAIQDHLDDVWNSLLAAVRDVDDELFQWSPGPGFNSIAILLRHLAGSERWWIGEVIGGVPAHRVRDAEFVHDVPVREDVLRAVDAARTLTRRVLAGVGAADLAAPVPGGARRLSSAGQPDKYWALLHYLEHLGYHRGQILLLRDLGRKPPATFASRIRGTAGR; via the coding sequence ATGGACACCGGTGTCGCGGCAATCCAAGATCATCTCGACGACGTTTGGAACTCCCTCCTCGCCGCCGTGCGCGACGTCGACGACGAGCTCTTCCAGTGGAGTCCCGGGCCCGGCTTCAACTCCATCGCGATCCTGCTGCGCCATCTCGCCGGGAGCGAGCGGTGGTGGATCGGCGAGGTCATCGGCGGCGTTCCCGCGCACCGCGTCCGCGACGCGGAGTTCGTCCATGATGTGCCCGTACGCGAGGACGTGCTGCGCGCCGTCGACGCGGCACGGACGCTGACGCGCCGCGTGCTGGCCGGGGTGGGGGCCGCGGACCTCGCCGCGCCGGTGCCGGGCGGCGCCCGACGGCTCTCCTCGGCCGGGCAGCCGGACAAGTATTGGGCGCTGCTGCACTACCTCGAGCACCTCGGGTATCATCGGGGCCAGATCCTGCTGCTCCGCGACCTCGGCCGCAAGCCGCCCGCCACCTTCGCCTCCCGCATTCGCGGGACGGCCGGTCGCTAG